A section of the Engystomops pustulosus chromosome 3, aEngPut4.maternal, whole genome shotgun sequence genome encodes:
- the LOC140120884 gene encoding uncharacterized protein, with amino-acid sequence MEEWEYVEGHKDLYKEVMMEDHQPLTSPGKRRPSLIVEESQPDSPIICSSHVDNVSVTVLCPIDGSSRRDPPERCPRSPDSQDIKEEPERCLSPPYFQEENHLISLDYQEEDGGWTSGFLNPSSLSVDDEGKMREVPGHDTTLNDEKLFSCPECYKCFSRKASLERHYKNHAGEMPYSCPECAKRFNQRSNLMEHLRTHTGEKPFSCSECGKCFGKKSILREHLRSHTGEKPFSCTECGKCFSLRSSLVKHLRIHTGEKPFSCLECGKCFRQKTILVKHQRTHTGENPFICSECGKCFSQKSSLMEHLRIHTGETPFSCTECQKYFGNYSSLMEHLRIHTGEKPFSCSECGKSFNHKSSLGKHQRTHTGGKPS; translated from the exons atggaggagtgggagtatgtagaaggacacaaggacctgtacaaggaggtcatgatggaggaccaccagcccctcacatcaccaggtaagaggagaccttccctgattgtagaggagagtcagccagattcccccatcatctgctcatcacatgtagacaatgtatcagtcactgtgttatGTCCTATAGACGGATCCAGTAGGAGAGATcccccagagagatgtccccgttcTCCAGATTCCCaggatattaaagaggaaccagagagatgtctgAGTCCTCCATATTTCCAGGAGGAAAATCATCTTATCTCACTGGATTATCAG gaagaggatggaggatgGACAAGTGGATTCTTAAACCCCTCATCGCTGTCAGTGGATG ATGAAGGCAAGATGAGAGAAGTCCCAGGACATGATACAACGCTGAATGATGAAAAGctattttcatgtcctgaatgttataaatgCTTCTCACGTAAAGCTTCTCTCGAGCGACATTATAAAAATCACGCCGGGGAGATGCCATATTCCTGTCCAGAATGCGCAAAACGTTTCAATCAGAGATCAAATCTTATGGAACATCTaagaactcacacgggagagaagccattttcatgttcggaatgtggcaaatgtttcggCAAAAAATCTATTCTTAGGGAGCATCTAAGaagccacacgggggagaagccattttcatgtactgaatgtgggaagtgttttaGCCTCAGATCAAGTCTTGTTAAGCatctgagaattcacacgggggagaagccgttctCCTGTCtagaatgcgggaaatgttttagGCAGAAAACTATTctggttaaacatcagagaactcacacgggggagaatcCATTtatatgttctgaatgtgggaaatgttttagccaGAAATCAAGTCTAATGGAGCATCTGAGAATCCACACGGGGGAGACGCCGTTTTCCTGTACAGAATGTCAGAAATATTTTGGCAACTATTCAAGTCTGATGGaacatctgagaattcacacgggggagaaaccattttcatgttccgaatgtgggaaaagttttaaccACAAATCAAGTCTTGGGAAGCATCAACGCACTCACACAGGAGGGAAGCCGTCGTGA